The genomic stretch tatataaatatataattatatacatTTTATCGTACAGATTTTTcgtaaaaaagaaaaaaaataattttttttccaagtttgaTACTGTAAAtctttattaaaagaaattgcCAGTCCAGGGCTCCCTGGGTGGTGACCTGGAGGAGAATGAAATGTCCTGGCTAAACTTCCACAGAGGGATCAGAATTGCAAGGTAACGTGGAGGGAGGAATGACCCGAAAGCTGTTGATTGCATTGGAGACCCAGCTCCTCCACCCTCCTCCCTGGAGGGCCCTCCAGCTTGGGGTTGTCGCGTTGCATTCCTCTGGGGTTCGGTTtgtttctgttgtgttttaatttttttgttttgttttgtttgttttttttttctctccgTCCTGCACTTGCCAGCCTGACACCCAGGGCGAGCGCGGCGTGGGGAGCTGGCGGCGTGGGATGCGTCCCGCAGCCGCACCTCCCGCCTCTCTCTGCTGTAGTACCTTGGATGGctcccttctctgcccctcTTAGTTTGTCCCCCCGACCCCACTGAGGAGGAGCGGGCACTCTGATTTTTGGGTGCTGGGATCCTCTCCCCTGGGCCTGGCCTTTCTTTGGTTGTTCCCCATCCACAGTGTGACGTGGGAAGCGAGGCtgggtgggaggcaggagaagaCGAAGGCGTCGGGAAGGGACACCTCTGTTCTCATAGACGTGTTTGCTGTGCTCTCTGTTGGGAGTGGGGAACCTTTccctccagggcagctccagatCCCTTTGAAACAAGGCAGCgtctctgctcctgcccagctctgcatctGCCAGGAGGAGACCACAAAGTGCAGAGACCTGGGTGCCACGGCAGCTCCGGGACGGCGGGAGGGACGAGGCGCTGGCGGTGGGCCGGGGCGGAGGCAAGCTGTGCCACGGGATGGCTCAGACccggggaggaggagaaggtggcagTTTTTTCTCTCTCGAATCATTTAAACTTCATTGTCatgattgtttttatttaaaaaaaaaaaaggcaaaaaaagaagaaaaaaaaggaaaaaaaaaaagaaacaaaacaaaaccgaAAAACTTTTGTAATGTGGATTTGTTTTCCTTCGTCTGTATTTCAGTCTGCTGGGGTGTTTCCGTAGATGGTGGAtacttgctttaatttttttaatgatagaAGTCTTCTGTTTTAAGTTGTTTTTTATCACCAGCTCATTCTATCCTCTGTGGTTACTCAGtaatttcatttcaatatttatttttgtgctgcttttttattataaaataaattattgataTACCAAGCGATGTGGATTCCTGTTTGTAAGGCGAATAGCCCTGTGTATGTGTCCATTACTTCTCTTGACAGCCACAACGTAATTTATTGCTGTAAATTTAGCTGCAGTGACTGGTTTTTTTGTACCTTTCCAATAAAGCATTTTCTGGTTTCAGACTTGCCCTGGTCTATGGTCAGCATTTTGGAGCCTGAATTGATCTTCAGTGGAGTGTTTTCCTCgggtttttttgctgtctgTCCCAGCACCCGGCTGGCCGTGGCGCTGCGGTGAGCCATGTGTTTTTTGGATGCAGGCTGGGCTAAGGCGAGTGGGATGGCAGCTTGGGCTTTTGCAATCATCTGACCCAACCTCCTGGAGCCCATCTCAGCCTTGCTGTGGTGCTTTCTTGGGACACTTGGAATGTGCTCCAGGGATAGCTGTTGTCCAAGCTGTTTGTCAGGTCAATGCCATGCTCAGACCACGTGTGTCTGTTCCTGACCCGGGGCTCTGTCTTTGTGCACGATCAGGGGCTGTCTGTGTTAGCACAAGCAGGACTGACAGCTCAGCAGGCACCTGCCTGTAGTTGTGATGCTGAGCAAAGCCACTTGTGGCTTGGAGACACTGTGACCTGTCTGGAAGTGCTCTCTTCCTTTAGTTGTGAAATATCCCTTAATGGTTTCCCTGTGTGACTGCTTGTGAATAAACTGCTTTAACCCCTTATATCAATACttcatatttttgcttttccctgttGGGGATTTTAAAAAGGTGATACCTTGTTCCAGTGATTGGGATTTTCAGGGATTGTGTTGGCTTTAATTCCCTGTTTCAAGTGGCAGTTTCTTGAAGGAACAGCTGAAGGGGGTAAAACACTTGGCCTGTGTTGAGGCAGTAGGTTGGAGACAGATGGGTGTGTTGGCCAGAGCTGGAATTAAGAGGTAGGGCAAAGtgaagaggagcagggctgaaagGCTTTGTGTGTCAGCAGGTAATGGATGGTCATTAGGTGGGGCCAGGCAGGCTTGGCTGAGCAGGCACGTGGGTGAAGCCTGAGGGTGATGGcagtttctgtgctgagcaAAGCAGCATCAGCTGCTTTGGCTCCTTCCTGGAGTCACTGCAGTGAGGAGCTGGTGAcaacagaggggacagggaggtgggCCAGTTGTGAATgttggagggatggaggagcatTAGTTCAGGAGGAAAAGGGCATCAGGAATGGGCCAGGTGAAGGTTCATAAGTGAAAGAAAACTCAACCTTCACCATGCATAGGGGAGGAGCATAGAAGGTCTGTGTGAACAGGGTGGCAAAAGAGCAAATCCTGCTCACTGGCACAGGTCTGGCAGTCTGGTGCCTGTCAGCAGCTGGGCCCAGGGACTTGTTGGTGAGTGCTAGCACCCaaaaaaagaagtgtctgtCTCTGACTGGGTGCTGTGCAGCGAGCAGCCATGCAtgagagctgcctctgctgtggtGCCAGTGgctgccttccttcccctctgctttcAGGGAGGtcagcctcagctcctgcaggtgtAGAGGCAAGGTATGCCTGTAATGATCATCCCTGACATGAGTGAGGTGTAAACCTGCCTGATCTAAGCCCGAAAACCACCAGGAGATCCGatagctgcagctcagccttgtCCTTGGGGAAAGCCGAGGACAAGCGACAACGGGAAAACAAATCTGCCGACCACTggagcctgctgctggcagtgagaGACGCCTGTTCCTcctgggctgcctgctggcatggctccaggcacagcaggctCCTGTGTAGGTCACCCGTGTGCTCACCGCCAGCTTTCCCCGTGTCCTTGTtgaggaggtggaggagacGCGTGAGCAGAGGAGACCGCGTCCAGCCTACATCACCGGTGGCATTTCTGTTCCCCATGGATGCCTTTTGACAGCCTAAGAGTTTGAGGGCCATGACAGCGCCCAGCCTGAGCCATCAGCTCTtgcctctctcccctctccaaGAAGAAGGACGAGCAGGaggcccaggctggagcagggagggtgcCTGCTGTTGCCGTCGCGGCAGCCAGCTGGTGTCCAGCCCAGCACGGCTCCTTCAGGCTGGTATCACACTGCTGGCTTGCATGAGTCacagctgacttttttttttttttcttcccccccttGTTTGGCTTGCAAGAAAGATCTGTTTTACATATAATACAGTAATCAGGGCTTGACATAAATAGGCAAATGTTATTGTCTGCATTGGGAATTGcacctgctggcagagcagtggAGGCAGCCCATTATGCACCGGAGTCGATCATTTGTGCAATGAAGTACAGCCACGGTTCTTGCTGTGTTCTTGTGCAAGTCTTTATCTCAGCAGCTGAGAGCACGCCAGCAGATGTGCCATCATCACCTTTGCAGTCTGTCCTCAccccaggagccagagcagcctctgttcctgcagctgtggctgtcctcTCCCAGAGGGGTGAAGACCAAGATGTTCAGCTGAGATGTTCCTGcttctgtgctggctgtgttACAAAGCCAAGCAGCCTTGTCCCCGAGTACTGAGGCTGCACTTTCTATGCAGGACAGTCTTGCTCCCAGAATGTGCAGGATCCTGGATGAATGCCTGGCTGTGCACAGCATCTGGCTCTTGTTTATGGATCTCCTTGAAGGAAAAGTGGCAGCAGTCTCACCGGCTGAGCAGGTATGAGCAGTGCTCCTTCGGACTAGAGAGACTTGCAGGACTGGCTGAACTGTAGGTTGCTCATGTGGAGTCAGGGCTATAGCATGGTAAGATTTttccaataataataataataaaaaacgGAGCTTGTCTTGTTGGTGCTGGAGTCTGGGCTTAGCTTAGCTAAACCAGATCCAGCACCTCTGAACCGCTGTGTCCTCAGTTTAGTTGAGGGGTGGAAGAGGTGCTGTGCAAGGAGAGGAAGCAGGACACACACACGTTCTTTGTGGAGTGAAAAAGATGAGCACAAATCCTGTAGGAATGCCAAAATGTGCAGGATGCTGCGTGTGCAGGTATTTCTGCTGGGCCAGCATTGAGGGGCAGGGAGGACGTTAAGCTTAAGAGCATCAGCATTATAGCAGGAACAGGCAGATCGTGGGCTTTGCTTGCTGAGCTCAGTGAAAATGCTTGCTTGCTTGGTGCTAGAAATTGCtgtttattagaaaaaaaaataaataattttgtgttGTGATTTACATTTTGCAGCTtcagaacagggaaaaaaaagatccaAATTCTATGAGTTGTGTTTAAAAGGGCTCCAAGACTTATCCATTGGTTTGTTTGCCACATGACCTCAAATATGAGGCTATAGATTTGCCTTCATCCTTCCACTAGCCAGCTACCATCCCAGACAACTACCCAACCAGTGCCTAAGTTCATTCCCAGGGATCATCTCATAAACAAGAGAATAGAAATTAGACTAAAACCAAAGAGCATCCCTACATACACAGTCTTCCCTTGCCTATGGTCTTGCCCCACGTGGCAACATCGCTCAGCACCTCTCTATCCTCACCATGGTCACCCAGCTGGCCTCAGCTCCTGCTTGCCTTCTCACAGGTCAGGCAaagcccagggatggggaatagTGAAGGGTTAGGAGGAACAGACAGTTCCCAGTAAGTGAATTCCTACCGCCACCAGTCACAGTCTGGTTCCCTAATAAAGATTCTGATAAGGAAGCTGGAATCCCTTTTAACTTCTGATCCATTCAGAGATAAGCTGGTTTAGACATAAACAAGCACTTCTGTCACTGGCAGCTCTCAGAAACGCAGCTGCAGACCTCTGGTTAGTCCCAGTGAGGTCCTGCCACACTCTCAGGGGAGTTACTTGGACAGCTGCATCCACATCTGGAGGGAGAAGAGGATGACTTACTCTTTCTCCACGGTGAAGGTCTTTCACACATCTCTATAAGCTTTGCTGTGagaaggagagggggaaagatGTAAAAATAAGGAATGACGTCTTTCAACCTTTACCGGGTTTTGAGGTGAAGCGAAGTCACCTTCCTGGGCTGGTTTTCTCCATGGAGCCCTTGGAGATCATTTTTTACTCAAATTGGGAGAAACTAGAGCAGAACTGTGCTGAGAAAAGCATTTCTCTCAGGCCTCAGCACTGCTTGGAGGTAAGAGTAGGGCAAGGGCGGCGGGTCTGTCCTGcaccccagctcccctccctgcctggcatCCCCCAGCattggcacagggctggcagagagacagcagcagtggggcagcaaaGCCCAGGCTGCATCACAGGGTCCAACACAGCTTCATCCATGACAGCAGAAGCTGGCACTATTTCACTTAACCTTTTCTGGGTTATTGCATCTTCCCTTTGAGAGACTGGCTTTTTGGATAGAGTTCCTGGCTTCTCAGTATTCTGATTAGCCCAGGCTGTCTCAGCCTCAAGACACCTCTCCTCTGCATGGGTTAAAACCTCTTCAGTGTCAGTGTCTCTTCTGATACCTCCTACAGCTCCTCATCTGACAGGATTAGCATTCTCTTTTCAATGTTtttgctcttcctgctgctctgtccaTCTATCTTGGAGGCCACGTGCCCGTTGTCCCCCGGTGCTTTGCGCTCTGCCTCCTGCATGGACTGCTGGGTGTAGTGCTGGTATGTGGGTGAGAAGTTGTGGATGGCATCCTGCACGATGTCCTGGGGGCTGATGGTCTCCTTCAGCCCACTTGAGATGCTCTGCATCGGGGCAAGGTTTGCTGCAAAACAGTGAGAGCAGGAGGGTGATGGGACAGCAGACAATCAATGAGTACAAGTGTTCCAGGACACTTAGAAATTTGAGATCAGGGGCTCATTGTGGGCCACGTCAGCTTGTGGTTCCAAGTTccaaggagaaagaaggcaatcCCAGCTCCATGTTTCAAAGGATAGATTCTCTCCAAGAGCATGTGGGTAAAACCACCATCCCCTAATCCTGCCCAGCCACACCATGGTCTCCTTACTTGCCCCTTTGTTTTAGTGGGTGTCAtgagggaagagggagaagaaatgcATGGAGTACAGGGTAAAGAAATTCCTCTTATAGCTTTTAGCATCCCATTGGTAATAGGATAGTAATAAAATAAGGGAGGTTTCCTCTTTTCTTAGTCATTGCAGAAAGGAAGAAGTGAGGAAGAATTACCTGttgagttttctttcttctccctaTACACGTGGCAGGTGAATGCGTAGCGCAGGGCAATGGAAGCGAAGAACATTTCAATGCAGATGATGAAGTTCTGGTAGCCAGCAGccactgtcccagctcccacctcctTCCCATCGATGATCTGAACTTCAGGGATCACCCCACATTTCTCCAGGAttgccagcagtgtccctgtgtgggggaagggagagggatcagttctgctcctcCACCCCTGATCCAGGTGGGGCTATGGGAGGAGAAGAGCTGAGTATCCATGGTGGGACCCACCTTgccagaaggagaggaagatgaCAGCCTTGATGGTGATGAACTTAAGGACTGGCTCAAATGGGCGCAGCAGGTCCATGGTGGCGAAGTAGAAGAGGAAAAGGGCGTAAAGGGCCAGGCTGACAGAGAAGTTGTAGATGATGGTGATGTAGAGGTATCCACTGTGGACActgcaggcagagagagagagagagagctgctgccttgaGCTGTGGGGAGCAAAGAAAGTGCAGCTGGGGGCAAAGAGAGATCAAATGGGGAAGGGGAGGGTTCATAGCTGTGCTGTGggggagaacacagcccaggagggggagcagggcagaggtaAAAGTTTCTTCTCTGCTGGTGGgaccttttttattattttttaaatttattatttaatttattatttaatttattatggCTCACAGGACTTTTGTCCCTTTATTGTTTGGGGGCAGTGAGTCTCTGTTCCCCAGCACTTTGGGCTCACAGTGCTCTCACTATCCGTGGAGCAGCTTCCTGGGGAGACTGGCAGGACACACTGGTGATGGAGAAGGGATCCATCCTCTCCCATtcacctcccccagccccacccagcaTCCTCACTTGAAGTCTCCATCGTGGTACTTCCCAAATGCCTGCAGGATGATGGTGACAATTGCCATGAGGGGTTTCACAATGCAGAACTGCAGCGTGGCCTGCACAGGGAAGAGACATGGTGTACCACAAGCAgtaggacattccacccctctgctccagggacacacacagaggagagagCAGTGCTCTGGGGTGAAATATGAACCAGCACAAGGTCTGCAGATGTGAGGGAGTGGGGTTTCCAGAAGGCAGCTCTCAAAAGGCAGCATAGCCAGTCCAAGGTGGGGGACCAGAGGGCTTGgggacagacaggtgacagGATTCAGCCCACAGTGCAGTCCTGGGGAGTGAGACAGCATCCAGGCTAACCTGGGACTGGACAGAGATGGCAAtctgagctctgcagtgggAGGAGACCCTGACTCAGCAGTGAGTCAGAGGCAAGGACAGCAAGCTGCCTTGCTGCTGGCCAGGTGCCAGCAAGCTGGTGACCTGCCTccctcagaggaaaaaagcctCCAAATCCAGCATCTTAAGTGAATAATGAAGCTAAGCccccttggcagggctgtggggaaggaaCCTGCCTCCCAGAGAGCCCTCATCTGAGGGAAGTGGAGTCAATGCTCCCCACAGGGTACCCACCTGCTTGCAGAAGCGCAGGAACCCAATAGAGTAGGACATACCCTGAAGGCAGCAGGTCCCATAAAAGCAGCTGGACCTGGAAGCAGAAGGTGAGGAGATGCCAttgggggtgctgggtgggGAAAGTGGGTGGAGGAGGAACTCACAGGATGCTGGAACTTACGCAATGGGCTTCCCTCGGATCTCTGTCATGATGGTGCTCTCCCCTCCGAGGTACTCAAAGCACAGGCTCAGGAAGCTGTAAATCACAAAAGCTGCCAAGGCAAGGGCAGACAGGATCAACAGGACTGATGGAAGTCCTGGAGGGGGTTGTTTCATCTCAAATTTCTTCCTGCTCAGGTGTTtcctcatccaacctggcacTGCATCAAGATTTGGGATGCTGGTGGGTGGGAGCCcagtgagaggagcagcagatcAAATCTATCTGACTTCCAAGTGAAGTCAGACACGTTGCACCATGTGCACAGAGTTCATTACAGacaacagcagctcctgtgggcacACACAGTCCATCCAGGGACCATCTGCATGGAAGTACCTCAAAATTGCTAAGGGGCAGCGAAATGGCTGGTGGCCAACAAGCAGCAGGTCCTAAACAGTTTTCTTGGACATCCTCACCACTTATTTTTCATATACACCAAACCTGAAGTAATGCAAATGCCCACACAACTTAGTTCCTGAGGAAGAGAGGACCAAGGTAGAAAAACAGCCTTAACCCTGACAAATTTCCCTTGCACTTCAACATACCCCAACTCCCCAATTTCTTGGGTGTATCTGCCTCATGTTTTAAAGAAGCTGTACTTCTACCCCACAGGCAGCCAGAAAACCTCTTTCCCACAACTGTGGTGCTGGGGTCCCTCCAAGCCTGTGtctgaaaggcagcagctcGTGTTTGTGTGGGGagcatcccctccctgctgccagcagagaaggaaggggaaaacTTCTTCATGGAGGAAGGGAGAGTGGGAAGCAAAAGCAATGGAGATTTGCCACTTCACAACCCAGGGTGCTCCAGAGGCAGGTCAGCAGGATGCCTTCAGCCTCTGTGCTGAGCAGGTGCTGTGCTCACCTTCATAGCAGTCCCGCACCGAGTCGAAGTAGACGTAGTACTGGTGGCtgccgaggaggaggaggctgagccAGGAGTCGAAGGCGTAGACAGGCACGATGAAGAGGATGCGGATGATGTAGCGCTGCTCCTTGGGGATGGTGTAATTCCTCAGGTGTGTGTAGATCTGCAAAGTGCCCAGCATGCAGAGTTGTGGCTGCCACAGGTCAGGATGGGAGCCCCCAAGGCACAGGGGTGCTGTGCTGACCCTCCTCTCTGGGGTGAGAGCTCTGCCAGCTTTCCACCAAAGTCCCATTGCAATGAACACACACAACaggctccatcccagtccctgggCCCATCCCTTGCatgaaaaaatgtggaaatcaggttccttccctgggctgtgtaAGGAATGTGTCCTCCCCTGTGCAGCCCTATCCCAGTGCTTGGAGACAGCTGCTTGCCCTGGGCCTGTCTTCAGCAGCGTGGACCTGAACAGCCCCCTACACCATGCCCACTCGGGGTATGCCTCAAggcagctggtgctgggcaccccaaacaCCCAAAATGCCCCACTGGGTGTTGCCTCTGGGCAGTGCCAATACCCTGCAGTCTCTCCTGGCTCTGGCAACCAGCTGGGGAGAGTGTGGGCAAAGTCCATCCTTATGAGCTGCCAGAACCAGGCTCCTGACAGCAGGGATATCACCTCTGGGCAGCAACAGGAAGAAATACCAGGAGCTGAGTGATTTGCAATGGACTTGGGGGCAATCAATAGTTTTGCTCTCATGTCAACCCCTGTGCTGAGCCccacctctgctgcagcccataCCTGGTGGAAGGTGATGATGAGTGCTGTCCACACGAAGATGCCAGAGATGACCTGTGCTGCTGTCGTGgtcaggaaaagctgctggccCTCCTGGGAGTTGTTGTGGGCAGCCGTAAGCAGGGCAACAGCTGAGAATGGTGGGGCTgaggccagcctggctgctgtgccaggccccGGCGTGCCAGGTGCCACGGGAGAGGGCACAGCACGTGTGGCATTACTCatctgcagggagggagagggaaggagagtgGTGGACAGGGAAGGTCCCAGCAGATTTCCAGCCCACACAGCATGTACAAACCTCCTATGAGGTTTATCTCCTCCCTAGGGTTTTCCAGGGGGTCCTtcacccaaaccagcccctTTGCCATGACTGAgtctgcttttcccagcagaaaaaatgcaaatatccTTCAGGAGCAGACCCTCTTTTCCCTGAGGAGGTCTATGCAGTTCCCATGTCTCACAAAAAACACActtcttctccttcccagctttACTTCTTGCTTTCTCAGGAATCACTCCCACTTGAAAGGGAATGATCTGTGCATCTTTTCCATCAGAAACCAGAGACTTAAGGGTTAAACCAATCCCTTACCCAGAATAATAACGAGTCCCTTACCAACAAGCCATCAGGACACTTGTGTCATCTTCCTTGGGAGCCCAGAAAACACCAAGTACCCCCCCAAGTTTGGCTCCTTTCATCATGTGTGGCCTGCTGTGGGCaaagcctggggctgcccaagAAACCAGGCATTTGGTGTCACCCACATTCTTCACCCAGTTATTTTGGGATTGTGGGGGTGTCAGTGTGCCAGTAGTGCCAACCCCAAGACCTGAAGGACAGCCAGCAGTCCCTCCTGCACCCAAATTAAGCACAAGGGAGCAAGTCTTCCAtgccagaggcagagctgctgccctttggGGATGCAGGAGTGCTATGGCATCTCCCTGCTTGGTGTGTGCTCCTCAAAGCTGGCTGCCCCAAGGAACTGAGCATTCCTGGtgcagaggatggctgggcatACGGACACTGTGTACCCTGTGGCTACAGACAGCAAGGACCAACCTAATAATAAGCAATTATTTATAGGGCAGCTTCATATCTCAAGGTCAACAGATGCACAAACTGCcatgtttgggttttctttctgttaatCTATGGAAAGCTGCTTTTTCCCAAGTACAACAATTGTGGTTTAAAAATCCAACAACCTGCAA from Haemorhous mexicanus isolate bHaeMex1 chromosome 17, bHaeMex1.pri, whole genome shotgun sequence encodes the following:
- the TMEM184A gene encoding transmembrane protein 184A isoform X1, with product MSNATRAVPSPVAPGTPGPGTAARLASAPPFSAVALLTAAHNNSQEGQQLFLTTTAAQVISGIFVWTALIITFHQIYTHLRNYTIPKEQRYIIRILFIVPVYAFDSWLSLLLLGSHQYYVYFDSVRDCYEVPGWMRKHLSRKKFEMKQPPPGLPSVLLILSALALAAFVIYSFLSLCFEYLGGESTIMTEIRGKPIASSCFYGTCCLQGMSYSIGFLRFCKQATLQFCIVKPLMAIVTIILQAFGKYHDGDFNVHSGYLYITIIYNFSVSLALYALFLFYFATMDLLRPFEPVLKFITIKAVIFLSFWQGTLLAILEKCGVIPEVQIIDGKEVGAGTVAAGYQNFIICIEMFFASIALRYAFTCHVYREKKENSTANLAPMQSISSGLKETISPQDIVQDAIHNFSPTYQHYTQQSMQEAERKAPGDNGHVASKIDGQSSRKSKNIEKRMLILSDEEL
- the TMEM184A gene encoding transmembrane protein 184A isoform X2, which produces MSNATRAVPSPVAPGTPGPGTAARLASAPPFSAVALLTAAHNNSQEGQQLFLTTTAAQVISGIFVWTALIITFHQIYTHLRNYTIPKEQRYIIRILFIVPVYAFDSWLSLLLLGSHQYYVYFDSVRDCYEAFVIYSFLSLCFEYLGGESTIMTEIRGKPIASSCFYGTCCLQGMSYSIGFLRFCKQATLQFCIVKPLMAIVTIILQAFGKYHDGDFNVHSGYLYITIIYNFSVSLALYALFLFYFATMDLLRPFEPVLKFITIKAVIFLSFWQGTLLAILEKCGVIPEVQIIDGKEVGAGTVAAGYQNFIICIEMFFASIALRYAFTCHVYREKKENSTANLAPMQSISSGLKETISPQDIVQDAIHNFSPTYQHYTQQSMQEAERKAPGDNGHVASKIDGQSSRKSKNIEKRMLILSDEEL